The Bacteroidota bacterium genome window below encodes:
- a CDS encoding OmpA family protein codes for MMLIRHISSLGMGLCLILSLSLTLPVFSQDFEEQDYTKSKKAWSFMEKARKAFEEKQLNDALGFALKSIREDSNFVLPYIISADIHSDLQEWDAAVKYYRKAVSIDPDFDPFIWFVYANAEFNREEYRKARQLYEVYLENAELDPIQDARVRKLMNTCLFRARSLENPFDISPLRLGGGINTDADEYVNTVGTDQRELIFTRKETDSLRSGLFRERVFISVKEDSLWMKAAEMDVFLNEFGNIGAATFSPDGQYLFFTGCNAPGGYGSCDLYYTRRRGRGWTLPANLGPVVNTSTWESQPCLSSDGRTLYFASRRPGGKGSSDIWTSSLQSDGSWSRPVNMGDLVNSQDAEMAPFIHQDGKTLYFSSKGHTGMGGYDLFVCRKDENDIWSAPRNLGYPINSGSDEINLIVSADGQTGYISSGNYGETGRYDIFRIDIPEEFRPLPVTYLQGLVYDAKTMDKLEASFELIALNSGKVIVRSVSNPLTGEFLLCLPSDREYALNVSKPEYLFYSDHFNLNRMMQNQGEPFRIDVPLMPIEPGSKVILKNIFFDHDNYQLKEESYTELEKLLDFLRQNPEIRIEIGGHTDNTGSFEYNKSLSENRARAVYLYLIEKGINDNRLNYMGYSYSNPVASNDTEEGRALNRRTEFIILDY; via the coding sequence ATGATGCTAATACGTCATATTTCATCTTTAGGAATGGGGCTATGTCTTATTCTTAGTTTGAGCCTGACATTGCCCGTTTTTTCACAGGATTTTGAAGAGCAGGATTACACCAAATCGAAAAAAGCATGGTCTTTCATGGAGAAAGCCAGAAAGGCCTTTGAAGAGAAGCAGTTGAACGATGCGCTGGGTTTTGCTTTAAAGTCTATCAGAGAAGATTCCAATTTCGTTTTACCCTATATTATTTCAGCTGATATTCACTCTGATTTACAGGAATGGGATGCAGCGGTAAAATATTACAGGAAGGCTGTTTCTATAGATCCTGATTTTGATCCTTTTATTTGGTTCGTATACGCTAATGCCGAGTTTAACCGGGAGGAATACAGAAAAGCCAGGCAATTGTATGAAGTTTACCTGGAGAACGCAGAACTTGATCCTATACAGGATGCAAGGGTAAGAAAGTTGATGAATACCTGTCTTTTCCGGGCCCGATCGCTTGAAAACCCCTTTGATATCTCTCCTTTGCGGTTGGGAGGCGGGATCAATACCGATGCTGATGAATATGTTAATACTGTAGGGACAGACCAGCGTGAACTGATCTTTACCCGCAAGGAAACCGATTCTCTGAGATCTGGATTATTCAGGGAAAGGGTTTTTATTTCCGTTAAGGAAGATAGTTTATGGATGAAAGCGGCAGAGATGGACGTTTTTCTGAATGAATTCGGGAACATTGGTGCAGCAACTTTTTCTCCCGACGGGCAATATTTGTTTTTCACCGGGTGCAATGCTCCGGGTGGATATGGGAGTTGTGACCTTTATTATACACGAAGAAGGGGAAGGGGTTGGACATTGCCTGCCAATCTCGGTCCTGTTGTTAACACATCCACATGGGAATCCCAGCCATGCTTGTCGTCTGATGGACGAACTTTGTATTTTGCCAGTCGCAGGCCAGGGGGCAAAGGCAGTTCTGACATCTGGACATCCAGCCTTCAATCTGACGGAAGCTGGAGCCGCCCTGTCAATATGGGAGATCTGGTTAACTCACAGGATGCCGAAATGGCCCCGTTTATCCATCAGGATGGCAAAACACTTTATTTCTCATCGAAAGGGCATACGGGTATGGGCGGATATGACCTTTTTGTTTGCAGGAAAGATGAAAATGACATATGGTCGGCACCCCGGAACCTGGGTTATCCGATAAATTCAGGATCGGATGAAATCAACCTGATTGTCAGTGCTGATGGGCAAACCGGTTATATAAGTTCCGGCAATTATGGCGAAACAGGTAGATATGATATCTTTAGGATAGATATTCCGGAAGAATTCCGGCCACTTCCGGTTACTTATCTGCAAGGATTGGTTTACGACGCGAAAACCATGGATAAACTGGAAGCATCTTTTGAATTGATTGCACTGAATTCGGGGAAGGTTATCGTCCGCTCCGTCTCAAATCCGTTAACCGGGGAATTCCTCCTTTGTTTGCCTTCTGACCGGGAATATGCCCTTAATGTCAGTAAACCGGAATATCTTTTTTACTCCGATCATTTCAACTTAAACCGAATGATGCAAAACCAGGGAGAGCCTTTCCGTATTGATGTGCCACTGATGCCCATTGAACCGGGAAGTAAAGTCATCCTGAAAAATATTTTCTTTGACCATGATAATTATCAGTTAAAAGAAGAATCATATACCGAACTGGAAAAATTACTGGACTTTTTGAGGCAAAATCCTGAAATCAGGATTGAAATCGGAGGACATACAGATAATACCGGAAGCTTTGAATACAATAAATCGTTGTCTGAAAACCGTGCCAGGGCTGTTTATCTATACCTGATTGAAAAGGGGATTAATGATAATCGACTGAATTACATGGGTTATTCTTACAGCAATCCGGTTGCATCAAATGATACCGAAGAAGGAAGAGCCCTGAACCGGCGAACAGAGTTTATAATCCTTGATTATTAG
- a CDS encoding arginine decarboxylase has protein sequence MKNKYIDLIGQTFDFPQEEFHVEDNELYFHDIPLMDIIKQYGTPLKITYLPKISEQIQKAKRWFNVAMAKADYEGEYHYSYCTKSSHFSFVLEEVLKNEANIETSSAFDIHIIQELFQTGKITKEKFIICNGFKRPQYRENIVELINSDFVNTIPILDNMQEIETYKQGIKKKTKLGIRIASEEEPKFDFYTSRLGIRYNDIVPFYIREIKDNPLFELKMLHFFINTGIKDTAYYWNELSKSVNVYCELKKICPELDSLNIGGGFPIKNSLSFDYDYEYMTEEIIAQIKNICDRNGVKEPDIFTEFGSFTVGEAGAVLYSIVDQKRQNDREVWNMIDSSFMTTLPDTWAMSQRFILLAVNHWDKEYERIFLGGLTCDSMDYYNAEAHANAIFLPKLGHEEPLYIGFFHTGAYQESIGGYGGIQHCLIPAPKHIIIDVDDEGEYSTKLFAKEQTYKPMLKILGF, from the coding sequence ATGAAAAACAAGTACATTGACCTGATCGGGCAGACTTTTGATTTTCCGCAGGAAGAATTCCACGTGGAGGATAATGAACTTTATTTCCATGACATACCGCTGATGGATATCATTAAGCAGTATGGCACACCGCTGAAAATAACTTATCTTCCCAAGATCTCTGAACAGATACAAAAGGCAAAAAGGTGGTTTAATGTGGCTATGGCCAAGGCCGATTACGAAGGTGAATATCATTACAGTTATTGCACCAAGAGTTCTCACTTCTCCTTTGTATTGGAAGAAGTATTGAAGAATGAAGCCAATATTGAGACATCCTCAGCTTTTGATATCCATATCATTCAGGAACTTTTTCAAACCGGAAAAATAACCAAGGAAAAATTCATTATCTGCAATGGCTTTAAAAGGCCACAGTACCGTGAGAACATAGTTGAACTCATCAATTCCGATTTTGTGAATACTATCCCTATTCTTGATAATATGCAGGAGATTGAGACATATAAACAGGGAATCAAGAAAAAGACAAAACTTGGGATTCGTATTGCCTCAGAGGAGGAGCCTAAATTTGATTTTTACACTTCCCGTTTGGGTATCCGATACAACGATATTGTGCCTTTTTATATTCGTGAAATCAAGGATAATCCACTCTTTGAGCTAAAAATGCTTCATTTTTTCATCAATACAGGAATAAAGGATACTGCGTACTACTGGAATGAGCTTAGTAAGAGTGTGAATGTTTACTGCGAATTGAAAAAGATTTGTCCTGAACTCGATTCCCTGAATATAGGCGGTGGTTTCCCGATTAAGAATTCACTTTCGTTTGACTATGATTATGAATATATGACGGAGGAGATCATTGCTCAGATAAAAAATATCTGCGACCGGAACGGGGTGAAGGAACCGGATATTTTTACAGAGTTTGGCTCTTTCACGGTAGGCGAAGCCGGTGCAGTACTGTACTCGATTGTAGATCAGAAGCGCCAGAACGACCGTGAGGTCTGGAACATGATCGACAGTTCATTCATGACCACGCTTCCGGATACATGGGCTATGAGTCAGCGCTTCATTTTACTTGCCGTAAATCATTGGGATAAAGAGTATGAGAGAATTTTTCTAGGAGGACTTACATGCGACAGTATGGATTACTATAACGCGGAAGCTCATGCGAACGCGATATTTCTACCCAAACTTGGCCATGAGGAACCATTGTATATTGGTTTCTTTCATACCGGAGCCTACCAGGAATCCATCGGTGGGTATGGCGGAATACAACATTGCCTGATTCCTGCACCCAAACATATCATTATTGATGTTGATGACGAAGGAGAATATAGTACCAAGCTATTTGCCAAAGAACAAACATACAAGCCCATGCTGAAAATCCTTGGATTTTAA
- the speB gene encoding agmatinase, with translation MRKIHYGGIPKEFRSPETASVVILPVPYDGTSTWVKGADKGPEAILEASENMELYDIDLDAENFRVGIYTDDYITEDATPKKMSQAVFRKVKKWLDQGKFIVTIGGEHSVSIGAIQACHEHYPDLQVLQIDAHTDLRPEYEGSKYNHACVMARVREWCPFVQVGIRSMDIIEKQFVPEGKVFYASGIRNGRYGDWISEVTEKLGGKVYVTIDLDGLDPSILPSTGTPEPSGLLYHEVVNLIRAVNEKHEIIGFDVVELCPNPNEKSSNFLASKLLYQIIGFVFKKNGKL, from the coding sequence ATGAGAAAAATTCATTACGGGGGAATACCAAAAGAATTCAGGAGCCCGGAAACGGCATCGGTGGTCATTCTGCCGGTTCCTTACGATGGCACCAGTACCTGGGTAAAGGGTGCGGATAAAGGACCTGAAGCTATCCTTGAAGCCTCGGAAAATATGGAGCTGTATGACATTGACCTGGATGCGGAAAATTTTCGCGTTGGGATTTATACGGATGACTACATAACAGAAGATGCCACTCCCAAAAAGATGAGTCAGGCAGTGTTCAGGAAAGTAAAAAAATGGCTCGATCAGGGCAAATTCATTGTTACTATTGGTGGAGAACATTCGGTAAGTATTGGAGCTATCCAGGCATGCCACGAGCATTATCCTGATTTACAGGTGCTTCAGATCGATGCCCATACGGATCTCCGGCCGGAATATGAAGGAAGCAAATACAACCATGCCTGTGTAATGGCACGTGTAAGGGAATGGTGTCCTTTTGTCCAGGTAGGCATAAGAAGCATGGATATTATTGAAAAACAATTTGTTCCGGAAGGAAAGGTTTTTTATGCCTCCGGAATCAGAAATGGCCGTTATGGGGATTGGATATCAGAAGTAACTGAAAAGCTGGGAGGAAAGGTTTATGTCACGATAGACCTGGATGGCCTGGATCCGTCAATATTGCCATCAACCGGAACTCCGGAGCCTTCCGGACTACTTTATCATGAAGTCGTCAACCTTATCCGGGCTGTGAATGAAAAACATGAAATCATTGGATTTGATGTAGTGGAACTATGTCCAAATCCGAATGAAAAATCATCAAATTTTTTAGCATCCAAGTTATTATACCAAATCATCGGCTTTGTCTTTAAAAAGAATGGGAAATTATAA
- a CDS encoding deoxyhypusine synthase has product MNKKDVLKDTIKHIDIKSFDSTPIINAMRDMSFTSREVASATDIYMRMLNDPDCSVILTMAGSTSAGGCMQVYVDMVKSNMIDAVVATGASIVDMDFLEALGYKHYKGTPYADDKVLRDLYIDRIYDTYIDEEELQACDMTIKEIADTLERRPWSSREFIARMGEYLVKNSKKKDSLIQVCYEHGVPIFCPAFSDSSAGFGLVKHQWENPDKHVSIDSVKDFLELTMIKMEANTTGLFMIGGGVPKNFTQDTVICAEILGKDVPMHKYAIQITVADVRDGACSSSTLREAASWGKVDTVYEQMVYAEATSVLPLIASYLYHNADWKNREPRNFSNIFRKK; this is encoded by the coding sequence ATGAACAAGAAAGATGTTTTAAAGGATACGATCAAACATATCGATATTAAATCGTTCGACAGCACACCCATCATCAACGCAATGCGTGACATGTCGTTTACGTCGCGGGAAGTTGCTTCAGCTACCGATATATACATGCGTATGCTGAACGATCCTGATTGTTCGGTGATCCTGACCATGGCAGGTAGTACCAGTGCAGGCGGATGTATGCAGGTTTATGTTGATATGGTTAAAAGCAATATGATTGATGCCGTTGTGGCAACCGGTGCATCCATCGTCGACATGGACTTCCTGGAAGCCCTTGGATATAAGCATTATAAAGGGACTCCCTATGCTGACGACAAGGTATTGCGGGATCTGTATATCGACAGAATTTACGATACCTACATCGATGAAGAAGAATTGCAGGCATGCGATATGACAATCAAGGAAATTGCCGATACCCTTGAACGCAGGCCCTGGTCATCCCGCGAATTTATTGCCAGGATGGGCGAATATCTTGTAAAAAACTCAAAAAAGAAGGATTCACTTATACAGGTTTGCTATGAGCATGGTGTTCCGATATTCTGTCCGGCCTTTTCCGATAGCAGTGCCGGATTTGGGCTGGTAAAACACCAATGGGAAAATCCAGATAAGCATGTATCCATTGACTCTGTGAAAGACTTCCTGGAACTTACGATGATAAAGATGGAAGCCAATACAACCGGGTTGTTTATGATCGGCGGTGGTGTTCCGAAGAATTTTACTCAGGATACGGTAATATGTGCAGAGATCCTGGGTAAAGATGTGCCTATGCACAAATATGCTATCCAGATAACCGTAGCGGATGTCCGCGATGGTGCTTGTTCCAGTTCGACGCTCAGGGAAGCAGCTTCCTGGGGAAAGGTAGACACGGTTTATGAGCAAATGGTTTATGCAGAAGCTACCTCGGTTCTTCCGCTCATAGCCAGCTATCTTTATCATAACGCGGATTGGAAAAACCGTGAGCCCAGAAATTTTTCGAACATATTCAGGAAGAAATAG
- a CDS encoding DUF2179 domain-containing protein, producing the protein MSVELFSWVVLPLIIFVARIFDQTVGTIRLIFAAKGFKSIVPVLGFFEVLIWIVVVAQVMQHLDNVLCYIAYAGGFAMGNYIGMIVEERLSLGTVLIRVIPKKDTTELIGYLRSNNYGVTAVDVEGRSGKIKMLFSIIKRKQAREVIDIINRYNPNAFYTIEEIRAVKDGYFKPLSSASVFSLLNPFHRSGK; encoded by the coding sequence ATGAGTGTCGAGTTATTTTCCTGGGTAGTTCTTCCCCTGATCATTTTCGTTGCAAGGATATTTGACCAGACTGTTGGAACCATACGATTGATCTTTGCTGCCAAAGGTTTTAAGTCTATTGTTCCGGTTCTGGGTTTTTTTGAAGTGCTGATATGGATTGTTGTAGTGGCCCAGGTGATGCAGCATCTTGACAATGTCCTTTGTTATATTGCATATGCCGGAGGATTTGCCATGGGTAATTACATCGGTATGATTGTGGAAGAAAGGCTATCTCTCGGTACGGTACTGATCAGGGTGATACCGAAAAAAGATACGACAGAGCTGATAGGATACCTGCGTTCCAATAATTACGGTGTAACGGCAGTAGATGTGGAAGGCAGATCGGGGAAAATTAAAATGCTGTTTTCTATAATCAAAAGAAAACAGGCACGTGAAGTGATAGATATCATTAACCGGTATAATCCCAATGCTTTTTATACGATCGAAGAAATCAGGGCCGTGAAGGATGGTTATTTCAAGCCATTGTCGAGTGCCTCAGTTTTCAGTCTTCTGAATCCGTTTCACCGTTCGGGAAAATAA
- the gshB gene encoding glutathione synthase, whose protein sequence is MNILFIMDPWHEVDPETDSTLRLVHEAAIRGHIVAIVYPNNLTIRDSITSGFCRVIRKSSPVSKNISLFHKRVEFREEMFPLAGFDVIFIRTNPPIDNIMLNFLDSVKNDTFIVNNIEGLREANNKLYTAVFHDPDNEIIPGTYVSKNKEYLKRIISESPNQRMILKPLNGFGGSGVIVIEKNAMQNINSLLDFYIGGNERPSNYVILQEYVEGAENGDVRILMLNGEPIGAMRRIPSNDDVRSNVHAGGSVAKHTLTRKEKLLCKKIGPKLVADGLYFVGLDVISGKLIEVNVCSPGGITRINRLNKVKIQQLVLDFVEGVAREKFMVASRKSELRKTVFND, encoded by the coding sequence ATGAATATATTATTTATTATGGATCCATGGCATGAGGTGGATCCGGAAACAGATTCAACACTGCGTCTTGTTCATGAGGCAGCTATACGAGGTCACATAGTTGCCATTGTTTATCCGAACAACCTAACTATCCGGGATAGTATTACCAGTGGGTTTTGCAGGGTGATCAGAAAAAGTTCACCGGTTTCGAAAAACATTTCACTTTTTCATAAAAGGGTTGAATTCAGAGAAGAAATGTTTCCACTTGCTGGATTTGATGTGATCTTCATAAGAACAAATCCCCCGATTGATAACATCATGCTTAACTTTCTCGATTCAGTTAAAAATGATACCTTTATCGTTAACAATATCGAAGGGTTACGCGAAGCAAATAATAAGCTATACACGGCTGTTTTTCATGATCCCGACAATGAGATCATTCCAGGAACGTATGTTTCGAAAAATAAAGAGTATCTTAAACGGATTATTTCAGAATCGCCAAATCAAAGAATGATATTAAAGCCATTGAATGGATTTGGTGGGAGCGGCGTTATTGTTATTGAAAAGAATGCCATGCAGAATATCAATTCTTTACTTGACTTTTATATTGGAGGGAATGAGAGGCCATCAAATTACGTAATACTCCAGGAATATGTTGAGGGAGCTGAAAATGGTGATGTCAGAATCCTAATGCTCAATGGAGAACCTATTGGGGCCATGAGAAGGATCCCATCAAATGACGATGTACGTTCTAATGTTCATGCAGGTGGCAGCGTTGCCAAACATACTCTTACCAGGAAAGAAAAGCTGCTGTGCAAGAAAATAGGTCCAAAACTTGTCGCGGATGGCCTGTATTTTGTCGGACTGGATGTGATTAGTGGAAAACTTATAGAAGTTAATGTTTGCAGCCCGGGAGGAATTACCCGTATAAACCGGCTTAATAAGGTAAAAATTCAGCAATTAGTGCTTGATTTTGTTGAAGGTGTCGCACGTGAGAAATTCATGGTAGCCAGCAGGAAAAGTGAACTTCGTAAAACAGTGTTTAATGACTGA
- a CDS encoding flavohemoglobin expression-modulating QEGLA motif protein: MTDPVLSREEILRNIEIGQCFEAYTPDRSLYIKLEKIEPYACFAIHHGHQLRPSLRRLIALNDHERKYEEDPLTGDLISSFPMVVIAQDSRYEYDLNRDEAGCIYDVAWGKTVWRSPVSDEEREISLNKHRFFFRLVDALLALMKNRYGNALIYDIHSYNYQRYNEEYPVFNLGTGSINRKRFSGSIRNWLTELSRIELPNLETSVGENTLFKGNGYFLKYVTKSFPDALVFATEIKKVYMDEASGEVFPMVMEALKNGLKTAIINNVSYYIRNNTKLKSISPGKLLSDEIRPELKTLDQELFRLVKNFEILNFVNPVNIEQEKKKFFKSGYRYEPSFRYSQLAVDPFSFRRKLYELPVDRIQDVSLQKLYKDVINSYADKVDIINSIGTERFLYNTLRYYGEPDHTDIENAEYVLALPNFSSNEDEGDLVFNSSEAAEFFREKMKAYGFQCKIELSSKIIARAIVINHKQLLIIKKDALFSRQTLEALFHHEIGVHMLTTMNSLEQPLRILNIGFPLNDLTQEGLAILSEYFSGNIDLRRMKELAIRVKATKFMVKGYSFSKVFRLVTEEYKLEHDHAFYLTSRIFRGGGFTKDYLYLKGFRDLFRYQLADNDLSPLLIGKVSLPYVDVIKEMIDRGIMRGPKYQTLSFKNPETLDPILQYIISGIK, encoded by the coding sequence ATGACTGATCCAGTTCTGTCAAGGGAGGAAATCCTTAGAAATATTGAGATTGGGCAATGCTTTGAGGCTTATACACCCGATAGGTCATTATACATTAAGCTGGAGAAAATTGAACCTTATGCGTGTTTTGCTATTCATCACGGACATCAGTTGCGTCCCTCACTGCGTCGCTTGATCGCTCTGAATGATCATGAACGGAAATATGAAGAAGACCCTTTGACCGGTGATCTTATATCCTCCTTCCCGATGGTGGTTATTGCTCAGGATTCGAGATATGAGTATGATCTGAACAGGGATGAAGCCGGGTGTATTTATGATGTGGCCTGGGGAAAGACAGTATGGAGGTCTCCTGTTTCGGATGAAGAGCGGGAAATATCGCTCAATAAACACCGTTTTTTTTTCCGTTTGGTAGATGCTCTCTTGGCTCTGATGAAAAATCGATATGGAAATGCCTTGATCTATGATATTCATTCTTATAATTACCAGCGATATAATGAAGAATATCCGGTTTTTAATCTGGGCACGGGGAGTATCAATAGAAAACGTTTCTCTGGAAGCATAAGAAACTGGCTTACTGAACTTTCCAGGATAGAATTGCCGAATCTTGAAACTTCTGTCGGAGAAAATACCCTATTCAAAGGAAATGGTTATTTCTTAAAATATGTTACGAAGAGTTTTCCGGATGCCCTTGTCTTTGCGACGGAAATAAAGAAAGTTTACATGGATGAAGCCAGTGGTGAAGTTTTTCCGATGGTCATGGAAGCATTGAAGAACGGCTTGAAAACTGCTATAATCAATAATGTAAGCTATTATATCAGAAATAACACAAAGTTGAAAAGTATTTCTCCGGGAAAGCTGTTATCCGATGAAATCCGGCCGGAGTTGAAAACCTTAGATCAGGAATTATTTCGTCTGGTGAAAAATTTTGAAATATTGAATTTTGTAAATCCTGTCAATATAGAACAGGAAAAGAAAAAGTTCTTCAAATCTGGCTACCGTTATGAACCTTCATTCCGGTATTCACAACTGGCAGTGGACCCGTTTTCCTTCAGAAGAAAGCTTTATGAACTTCCTGTTGATCGTATTCAGGATGTGAGCCTGCAAAAGCTTTACAAGGATGTAATCAATTCGTATGCCGATAAAGTTGATATCATCAATTCTATCGGCACCGAAAGGTTCCTCTATAATACTCTTCGCTATTATGGGGAACCGGACCATACAGATATTGAGAATGCTGAATATGTTTTGGCTTTACCCAATTTTTCATCAAATGAAGATGAGGGGGATTTAGTATTTAATTCTTCTGAAGCGGCTGAGTTTTTCAGAGAGAAAATGAAGGCATACGGTTTTCAGTGCAAAATAGAATTATCCTCGAAAATCATAGCCAGAGCAATTGTAATAAATCATAAGCAACTGCTGATAATTAAAAAAGATGCTTTGTTTTCACGGCAAACCCTTGAAGCACTTTTTCATCATGAAATTGGAGTTCATATGCTCACAACTATGAATTCACTTGAACAACCTTTAAGGATATTAAATATTGGATTTCCACTAAATGATCTAACTCAGGAAGGACTGGCTATTCTTAGCGAATATTTTTCAGGAAACATTGACCTGAGGAGAATGAAAGAATTGGCGATCAGGGTGAAAGCAACGAAATTTATGGTAAAAGGGTATTCGTTTTCCAAAGTTTTCAGGTTGGTCACGGAAGAATATAAGCTTGAACATGATCATGCTTTTTATCTGACATCACGAATATTCAGAGGGGGAGGGTTTACGAAGGATTATCTTTATCTGAAGGGGTTCCGTGATCTGTTTCGCTATCAATTGGCAGACAATGATTTAAGCCCATTGCTTATCGGAAAGGTCTCGCTTCCGTATGTGGATGTTATAAAGGAGATGATTGATCGTGGCATAATGAGGGGGCCAAAGTATCAGACATTGTCTTTTAAGAATCCTGAAACTCTTGATCCTATTTTACAGTATATTATATCAGGAATCAAATAA
- a CDS encoding aminotransferase class I/II-fold pyridoxal phosphate-dependent enzyme has translation MSRVRINKPYVNLNLNVRGLPTSATLAINEKCNELIARGRKIYKLGLGQSPFPVPETVVEALRRNAHQKDYLPVRGLKALRESVAEYNHRVHKFHTFPEDVMVGPGSKELIFIMQLVYYGDLIIPTPSWVSYSPQARIIGRNVHWVPTNKENDYRLSPEKLEMICRTDPDRPRIVILNYPSNPTGSTYPLERLKLLAKVAREYRVVLISDEIYGMIHHQGQHISIARFYPEGTIVSSGLSKWCGAGGWRLGTFSFPSNLHWLRDAMATVASETFTATSAPIQYAAVEAFRGGPEIDHYLMHSRKVLRFLAKCISEKLDEMHVTYPTPKGAFYFFPDFDFYREKLERKGIYTSVEFCNSLLEETGIAMLPGSDFGRQPEELTARFAYVDFNGREALYASMNEYGEQSLDKQFLMQHCGNMAEAIDLLGDWLNKL, from the coding sequence ATGTCCAGAGTAAGAATCAACAAACCCTATGTCAATTTGAATTTAAATGTCAGGGGGTTACCGACTTCTGCCACTTTGGCTATCAATGAGAAATGTAATGAACTGATTGCACGTGGAAGGAAGATTTATAAATTAGGGCTAGGCCAGTCTCCTTTCCCTGTTCCGGAAACAGTGGTGGAAGCGCTCAGGAGGAATGCGCATCAGAAGGATTATCTTCCGGTCAGGGGTTTGAAAGCATTACGTGAGTCGGTGGCGGAATACAATCATAGAGTACATAAGTTTCACACCTTTCCGGAAGATGTGATGGTTGGTCCGGGATCCAAGGAGCTAATATTTATTATGCAGCTCGTGTATTACGGTGATCTTATCATTCCCACACCGAGTTGGGTCTCTTATTCTCCACAAGCCAGGATCATAGGCCGCAATGTGCATTGGGTCCCCACGAATAAGGAAAATGACTATCGCTTAAGTCCGGAAAAGCTGGAAATGATCTGCCGGACGGATCCCGACCGGCCCAGGATAGTGATACTGAATTACCCATCCAATCCGACGGGGAGCACTTACCCATTGGAAAGACTAAAATTACTTGCCAAAGTAGCCCGTGAATATCGGGTGGTGCTTATCTCTGATGAGATTTACGGTATGATACATCATCAGGGGCAGCATATTTCCATTGCACGCTTTTATCCTGAAGGAACCATTGTAAGCAGTGGTTTGAGCAAATGGTGCGGGGCAGGAGGATGGAGGCTGGGGACCTTTTCATTTCCATCCAATCTTCATTGGTTACGGGATGCCATGGCTACCGTTGCCAGTGAAACATTCACAGCTACTTCGGCCCCCATTCAATATGCTGCCGTAGAAGCTTTTCGGGGCGGTCCTGAAATAGACCATTATCTCATGCATAGCCGGAAGGTTTTACGTTTCCTGGCAAAATGCATTAGTGAAAAGCTTGATGAGATGCATGTGACCTATCCTACTCCAAAGGGTGCATTTTACTTTTTTCCTGATTTTGATTTTTACCGTGAAAAGCTGGAAAGAAAAGGAATCTATACATCTGTTGAGTTTTGCAATTCATTGCTGGAAGAAACAGGGATAGCTATGCTGCCTGGTAGCGATTTCGGGCGGCAACCCGAAGAACTCACGGCACGATTTGCCTATGTGGATTTTAATGGGAGGGAAGCTCTATACGCTTCTATGAATGAATACGGAGAACAGAGCCTGGATAAGCAGTTTCTGATGCAACATTGTGGTAACATGGCGGAGGCTATTGATTTGTTAGGGGACTGGCTGAATAAACTTTGA